One genomic window of Thioclava sp. GXIMD4216 includes the following:
- the parC gene encoding DNA topoisomerase IV subunit A — translation MSEHDDEIPSALSSEPLSRAIGDRYLTYALSTIMHRALPDARDGLKPVHRRILYAMRELKLSSTGGFRKSAKISGDVMGNYHPHGDAAIYDAMARLAQDFAMRYPLVDGQGNFGNIDGDNPAASRYTEARMAKPSESLLEGLAENAVDFRPNYDGTLEEPVVLPAAFPNLLANGASGIAVGMATNIPPHNLDELVEACLAMIAKPAIEDDALIDFIPGPDFPTGGVIVEPRENILTAYRTGRGAFRLRAKWEVEDLGRGQWQVIVTEIPYQVQKSKLIERLAEVIQTKKVPALADVRDESAEDVRIVLEPKTKTVAPEMLMGMLFKNSDLEVRFSMNMNVLIDGRVPKVCSLKEVLRAFLDHRRDVLCRRSQHRLDKIAHRLEVLNGYIIAYLNLDRVIEIIRTEDEAKPALMRENWAVTDGAAVFLTEVQAEAILNMRLRSLRRLEEMELRQERDNLLAERAGLEELLGSEKLQWKAIGTELKDMRKQFGKGTAIGARRTSFADAGEVEEVPIEAMIEREPITVILSQMGWIRAMRGHNALDAEVKFKDGDGPRFALHAETTDRIVMLGANGRAYTVLGANLPGGRGMGEPVRLMADIPNEVEITHVLVPKEGEKYLLASTAGDGFICPAEELIAQTKSGKQVLNVKAPDQTAACVPVSGDMVAVVGENRKVLVFPLGELPEMAKGKGVRLQKYKDGGLSDIRTFTAAEGLSWKDPAGRTRTETDLSEWEAKRATAGRMAPRGFPRDNKFN, via the coding sequence ATGAGCGAGCATGATGATGAGATTCCTTCGGCGCTGTCCTCCGAGCCGTTAAGCCGTGCAATCGGCGACCGGTATCTGACCTATGCGCTATCCACGATCATGCACCGGGCGCTGCCCGATGCACGAGACGGGCTGAAACCCGTGCATCGCCGCATTCTATATGCGATGCGCGAATTGAAACTGTCCTCGACGGGGGGCTTCCGGAAGTCGGCCAAGATTTCCGGTGACGTGATGGGCAACTATCACCCTCACGGCGATGCGGCGATCTATGATGCGATGGCGCGTCTGGCGCAGGATTTCGCCATGCGCTATCCGCTGGTCGACGGTCAGGGTAACTTCGGCAATATCGACGGCGATAACCCCGCCGCCTCGCGCTATACCGAGGCGCGGATGGCCAAGCCCTCGGAAAGCCTGCTGGAAGGGCTGGCCGAGAACGCCGTCGATTTCCGCCCCAATTATGACGGCACGCTGGAAGAGCCGGTGGTTCTGCCCGCCGCCTTCCCGAACCTGCTGGCCAATGGGGCTTCGGGGATTGCCGTAGGGATGGCGACCAATATCCCGCCGCATAACCTTGACGAGCTGGTCGAGGCCTGTCTGGCGATGATTGCCAAGCCCGCGATCGAGGATGACGCGCTGATCGACTTTATCCCGGGCCCGGATTTCCCGACCGGCGGCGTGATCGTCGAGCCGCGCGAGAATATCCTGACCGCCTATCGCACGGGGCGCGGCGCGTTCCGTCTGCGGGCGAAATGGGAGGTCGAGGACCTTGGTCGCGGCCAATGGCAGGTGATTGTCACCGAGATCCCCTATCAGGTGCAGAAATCCAAGCTGATCGAGCGTCTGGCCGAGGTCATCCAGACCAAGAAGGTGCCGGCGCTGGCTGATGTGCGTGACGAATCCGCCGAGGATGTGCGCATCGTGCTCGAGCCCAAGACCAAGACGGTCGCGCCCGAGATGCTGATGGGGATGCTGTTCAAGAATTCGGATCTCGAGGTCCGGTTCTCGATGAATATGAACGTGCTGATCGACGGGCGGGTGCCCAAGGTCTGCTCGCTCAAGGAGGTGCTGCGGGCGTTTCTGGATCACCGCCGCGATGTGCTGTGCCGTCGTTCGCAGCATCGTCTCGACAAGATCGCCCACCGCCTTGAGGTCCTGAACGGCTATATCATCGCCTATCTCAACCTTGACCGCGTGATCGAGATCATCCGCACCGAGGATGAGGCCAAGCCCGCGCTTATGCGCGAGAATTGGGCCGTGACCGATGGCGCGGCTGTCTTCCTGACGGAAGTGCAGGCCGAGGCGATCCTGAATATGCGCCTGCGGTCCTTGCGCCGTCTCGAAGAGATGGAGCTGCGGCAGGAACGCGATAACCTTCTGGCCGAACGGGCAGGTCTTGAAGAGCTTCTGGGCTCGGAGAAGCTGCAGTGGAAGGCCATCGGCACCGAGCTGAAGGATATGCGCAAGCAATTCGGCAAGGGCACTGCGATTGGCGCCCGCCGCACCAGCTTTGCCGATGCGGGCGAGGTCGAGGAGGTACCGATCGAAGCGATGATCGAGCGCGAGCCGATCACCGTGATCCTGTCGCAGATGGGCTGGATCCGCGCGATGCGGGGCCATAATGCGCTTGATGCCGAAGTGAAGTTCAAGGATGGCGATGGCCCGCGCTTTGCGCTGCATGCCGAGACGACCGACCGCATTGTGATGCTGGGCGCGAATGGTCGTGCCTATACCGTGCTGGGGGCCAATCTGCCCGGCGGGCGGGGTATGGGCGAGCCGGTCCGTCTGATGGCCGATATCCCGAACGAGGTGGAGATCACCCATGTTCTGGTGCCGAAAGAGGGCGAGAAATATCTGCTGGCCTCGACGGCGGGGGACGGGTTCATCTGTCCGGCAGAAGAGCTGATCGCCCAGACCAAGAGCGGCAAGCAGGTGCTGAATGTGAAAGCCCCTGACCAGACCGCGGCCTGTGTGCCGGTGTCTGGGGATATGGTGGCCGTGGTGGGCGAGAACCGCAAGGTGCTTGTCTTCCCGCTGGGCGAGCTGCCTGAAATGGCGAAGGGCAAGGGCGTGCGCCTGCAGAAATACAAGGATGGCGGCCTGTCCGACATCCGCACGTTCACAGCCGCCGAGGGCCTGAGCTGGAAGGATCCGGCAGGGCGCACCCGTACCGAGACAGATCTTTCGGAATGGGAAGCCAAGCGGGCGACGGCGGGGCGTATGGCCCCGCGCGGGTTCCCGCGCGACAATAAGTTCAACTGA
- a CDS encoding SH3 domain-containing protein gives MLKLTFNTLVALFLVMVIAGREDKPAQIAQAPATGAQAASGLIQAAVLTDETVNAALVTPAAAATVPQDAAAPVHTPKSAAITRAFPKPMPGPALRSSPEYRDLHAEAASTFGQETPADMQVWRVTAGALNVRSGPAASYQRVDGVTRGEEVQMIAQNGGWAKIRIEGDGIEGWVSKRFLSPAN, from the coding sequence ATGTTGAAATTGACGTTCAATACGTTAGTCGCTCTTTTTTTAGTCATGGTGATTGCGGGCCGCGAGGACAAACCGGCACAGATCGCACAGGCACCGGCCACAGGCGCGCAGGCTGCAAGCGGGCTGATCCAAGCCGCCGTGTTGACCGATGAAACGGTGAATGCCGCGCTTGTCACCCCTGCGGCGGCAGCCACGGTCCCGCAAGACGCCGCCGCGCCGGTACATACGCCGAAATCCGCCGCCATTACCCGCGCCTTTCCGAAACCGATGCCCGGCCCTGCCCTGCGCAGCTCGCCCGAGTATCGCGACCTCCACGCCGAGGCAGCCAGCACCTTTGGTCAGGAGACTCCGGCCGATATGCAGGTCTGGCGGGTGACGGCCGGCGCGCTCAATGTGCGGTCGGGGCCTGCGGCCTCGTATCAGCGCGTCGATGGGGTCACACGCGGCGAGGAAGTCCAGATGATTGCCCAGAACGGCGGCTGGGCAAAAATCCGCATCGAAGGCGATGGCATCGAGGGATGGGTGTCCAAACGCTTCCTCTCGCCCGCCAATTAA
- a CDS encoding SDR family NAD(P)-dependent oxidoreductase, giving the protein MAKTILITGCSSGIGYDAAHGLKAAGWTVIASARKPEDCDRLRAEGLQCVQLDMADPTSIARGFAQALELTGGRLDALYNNAAFACPGAAEDLPAGALREIFETNLFGLHDLTCRAIKVMRQQGENGEGRILQCSSVLGLVGVRWRAAYVSTKFALEGLTDVMRQEMKDTGIKFVLIEPGPITSRIRANSIPHFERWIDWRASPRRAQYEASLLKRLYEPKQGPDRFELPASAVTRKILTALTAQHPRARYAITVPTHIMAIARRFLPVRALDWLASKG; this is encoded by the coding sequence ATGGCCAAAACGATCCTGATCACAGGCTGCTCTTCCGGCATCGGCTATGATGCGGCGCATGGGCTGAAAGCGGCAGGCTGGACCGTGATCGCCAGTGCCCGCAAACCCGAAGACTGCGACAGGCTGCGTGCCGAGGGGCTGCAATGCGTGCAACTCGACATGGCCGACCCCACCTCTATCGCACGCGGTTTCGCACAGGCCCTGGAGCTGACCGGCGGGCGGCTGGATGCGCTTTACAACAATGCGGCCTTCGCCTGCCCCGGTGCCGCCGAAGACCTGCCCGCAGGGGCGCTGCGCGAGATCTTCGAGACCAACCTCTTCGGCCTGCATGATCTGACCTGCCGCGCGATCAAGGTGATGCGCCAGCAGGGCGAGAATGGCGAGGGGCGTATTCTGCAATGTTCCTCGGTGCTTGGCCTAGTGGGCGTGCGCTGGCGGGCGGCCTATGTGTCGACGAAATTCGCCCTTGAGGGGCTGACCGATGTGATGCGGCAGGAAATGAAGGACACCGGCATCAAGTTCGTGCTGATCGAACCCGGCCCCATTACCTCCCGCATCCGCGCCAATTCGATCCCGCATTTCGAACGCTGGATCGACTGGCGCGCCTCGCCGCGCCGCGCACAATATGAAGCGAGCCTGCTCAAACGCCTTTATGAACCCAAACAGGGCCCCGACAGATTCGAGCTTCCGGCCTCTGCCGTGACACGGAAAATCCTGACCGCGCTCACCGCACAGCATCCACGCGCACGCTATGCGATCACGGTTCCGACCCATATTATGGCCATTGCCCGCCGATTTTTGCCGGTGCGTGCCCTTGATTGGCTTGCAAGCAAAGGTTGA
- a CDS encoding cob(I)yrinic acid a,c-diamide adenosyltransferase produces MVVLNKIYTRTGDGGQTALVDGQRVAKSSARVNSYGTVDELNAVLGLARLHAQGDLQDQIARIQNDLFDLGADLARPDPERDEQAGYEVLRILQSQTDRLETEIDAMTAVLEPLRSFILPGGTACAAHLHHARTVARRAEREAVALMEVEQVNPHSVKYLNRLSDWLFAAARMANDEGRSDILWVPGANR; encoded by the coding sequence ATGGTCGTCTTGAACAAGATTTACACCCGCACCGGCGATGGCGGACAAACCGCGCTGGTCGACGGGCAACGCGTCGCGAAATCCTCTGCGCGCGTGAACAGCTATGGCACGGTCGATGAGCTGAATGCCGTGCTCGGGCTGGCGCGGCTCCATGCCCAAGGCGATCTGCAGGACCAGATTGCGCGCATCCAGAACGACCTGTTCGACCTCGGTGCCGATCTGGCGCGGCCCGATCCGGAGCGCGATGAGCAAGCGGGCTACGAGGTTTTGCGTATCCTCCAAAGCCAGACCGACCGGCTGGAGACCGAAATTGACGCAATGACCGCCGTGCTGGAGCCCCTGCGCAGCTTCATCCTCCCCGGCGGCACGGCCTGCGCGGCGCATCTCCACCATGCCCGCACCGTGGCCCGCCGCGCGGAACGCGAAGCCGTGGCCCTGATGGAGGTGGAACAGGTCAACCCACATTCTGTCAAATATCTCAATCGTCTATCGGATTGGCTCTTTGCCGCAGCGCGGATGGCCAATGACGAAGGGCGCAGCGATATCCTCTGGGTTCCCGGCGCGAACCGGTAG
- a CDS encoding electron transfer flavoprotein subunit beta/FixA family protein, producing MKVLVPVKRVIDYNVKVRVKADGSGVDLANVKMSMNPFDEIAVEEAIRLKEKGAATEIVVVSIGVKQAQDTLRTALAMGADRAILVEAAEDVHTDIEPLAVAKILAKVVAEEAPGLVIAGKQAIDNDMNATGQMLSALLGWSQATFASSVEITGDEAQVTREVDGGLQTIKVKLPAIITADLRLNEPRYASLPNIMKAKKKPLEAKTAADYGVDVAPRLEIVKTAEPAGRAAGVKVGSVDELVTKLKEAGAL from the coding sequence ATGAAGGTCCTCGTACCCGTCAAGCGCGTGATCGATTATAACGTGAAAGTCCGTGTGAAAGCGGATGGGAGCGGTGTCGATCTGGCGAATGTGAAAATGTCGATGAACCCGTTCGACGAAATCGCCGTGGAAGAGGCGATCCGCCTGAAGGAAAAGGGCGCGGCGACGGAGATCGTCGTGGTGTCGATCGGCGTCAAGCAGGCGCAGGACACGCTGCGCACCGCACTCGCCATGGGCGCGGATCGTGCGATCCTTGTTGAGGCCGCCGAGGATGTTCACACCGATATCGAGCCGCTCGCTGTCGCCAAAATTCTGGCCAAAGTGGTGGCCGAAGAGGCCCCCGGCCTGGTGATTGCTGGCAAGCAAGCCATTGATAATGATATGAATGCTACGGGCCAGATGCTTTCGGCTCTGCTGGGCTGGTCGCAGGCCACCTTCGCGTCTTCGGTGGAAATCACCGGCGACGAGGCACAGGTGACGCGCGAGGTCGATGGCGGCTTGCAGACCATCAAGGTCAAGCTTCCCGCGATCATTACCGCCGACCTGCGCCTAAACGAGCCGCGCTATGCGTCGCTGCCCAACATCATGAAGGCAAAGAAAAAGCCGCTGGAAGCGAAAACCGCGGCCGATTACGGCGTCGATGTCGCGCCGCGTCTCGAAATCGTCAAAACTGCCGAGCCCGCAGGCCGCGCCGCAGGCGTGAAGGTCGGGTCGGTCGACGAGCTGGTGACGAAACTCAAAGAAGCGGGGGCTCTGTAA
- a CDS encoding FAD-binding protein — translation MAVLLIAEIAGKEVALDATAKALSAAVALGDVTVLVAGEGVDASTVAGLSGVSKVVNVDDAAYAHGLAEPLADLIVAMAGGFSHIVAPSTASAKNVLPRVAALLDVMVLSDVTAVIDADTFERPVYAGNAIQTVKSKDATKVLTVRTASFEAAPAGGAAAIEAGAATGDKALSAWVEDRVAESDRPELTSAKIVVSGGRGVGSEEDFAIISALADKLGAAVGASRAAVDSGFAPNDWQVGQTGKVVAPDLYIACGISGAIQHLAGMKDSKVIVAINKDEEAPIFQVADYGLVADLFTAVPELTSKI, via the coding sequence ATGGCTGTTCTTCTGATTGCAGAAATCGCAGGCAAAGAGGTCGCGCTGGACGCCACCGCAAAGGCGCTTTCGGCGGCTGTGGCCTTGGGCGACGTGACCGTTCTGGTCGCGGGTGAAGGTGTGGATGCCTCCACCGTGGCCGGACTGTCGGGTGTCAGCAAAGTCGTGAATGTCGATGATGCGGCCTATGCCCACGGTCTTGCCGAACCGCTGGCCGATCTGATCGTCGCGATGGCGGGCGGGTTCAGCCATATCGTTGCGCCCTCGACAGCCTCGGCCAAAAACGTGCTGCCGCGCGTGGCGGCCCTGCTGGACGTGATGGTGCTCTCGGATGTGACGGCCGTTATCGATGCCGATACGTTCGAACGCCCCGTCTATGCCGGAAACGCCATCCAGACCGTGAAGTCGAAGGATGCGACCAAAGTTCTGACCGTGCGCACCGCATCTTTCGAAGCGGCTCCGGCAGGCGGAGCAGCCGCCATCGAAGCCGGTGCGGCAACGGGCGACAAAGCCCTGTCCGCTTGGGTCGAGGACCGCGTTGCCGAAAGCGACCGTCCGGAACTGACCTCTGCCAAAATCGTGGTCTCGGGTGGCCGCGGCGTTGGGTCGGAAGAGGATTTCGCGATCATCTCCGCATTGGCCGACAAGCTGGGCGCGGCAGTTGGTGCATCGCGCGCCGCCGTCGACTCGGGATTTGCGCCGAATGATTGGCAAGTGGGTCAGACCGGCAAGGTCGTTGCCCCCGATCTTTATATCGCCTGCGGTATTTCGGGTGCGATCCAGCACTTGGCGGGGATGAAGGATTCGAAGGTGATCGTCGCGATCAACAAGGACGAAGAAGCACCGATCTTCCAAGTGGCCGATTACGGTCTGGTGGCGGATCTCTTCACGGCTGTTCCGGAACTCACCTCGAAAATCTGA